A window of the Desulforapulum autotrophicum HRM2 genome harbors these coding sequences:
- a CDS encoding glycosyltransferase, with protein sequence MKILSFSYCFPNSTNKNWGIFVFQRLAALAKIQDLKVCSPVPWFPFLINKDVQKSGIELWEGLEVHRPRFFYTPGIFKNKDARLYARGIRTWFLKLCKEWKPDILDAHFVWPDGVGVSLLARELGIPYVITLRGKLYECIKISSQRKQCADALKNAAAVISVSGLMAGEAIKLGVDKDRITIIPNGVDTDVFSIKDKRMCRQKLDLPMDKRLLVTVAHLGHRKGHHEVIQALAGLPDDVNLVLVGGPAQGGTAEELKALANKAGVGDKLILTGPQPYERIPLYFGAADASVLASYREGCPNAVLESLACGTPVVASDVGAVRDILPVPDAGRIVPPRTVEPLEKAMADVLSHEWSPEDVVNSSRIRSWNQVAEEVQKIFKDVVYSRREEI encoded by the coding sequence ATGAAAATTTTGTCTTTTTCCTATTGTTTCCCCAATTCCACCAATAAAAATTGGGGAATATTTGTATTCCAGCGTCTTGCGGCATTGGCAAAAATACAAGACCTGAAGGTCTGTTCTCCTGTGCCATGGTTTCCTTTTTTAATAAATAAAGATGTTCAAAAATCCGGAATAGAACTATGGGAAGGGCTTGAAGTTCACAGGCCCAGGTTTTTTTATACTCCGGGCATTTTTAAAAATAAGGACGCTCGGTTATACGCAAGGGGAATCAGAACCTGGTTTTTAAAATTATGTAAAGAATGGAAACCAGATATTCTGGATGCACATTTTGTCTGGCCAGATGGTGTGGGGGTATCCTTACTCGCACGAGAGCTTGGAATTCCCTATGTGATTACCCTGCGGGGAAAATTATACGAATGCATTAAAATCTCTTCCCAGCGAAAACAGTGCGCCGATGCATTAAAGAATGCTGCAGCCGTTATCAGTGTGTCCGGGCTGATGGCCGGGGAAGCAATAAAACTTGGAGTTGATAAAGATCGAATTACAATCATTCCAAATGGCGTTGATACAGATGTGTTTTCGATTAAAGATAAAAGAATGTGCAGGCAAAAGCTTGATCTTCCCATGGACAAAAGACTGCTGGTCACCGTGGCCCATCTTGGCCACAGAAAAGGCCACCATGAAGTGATTCAGGCCCTTGCTGGACTTCCCGATGATGTCAACCTTGTCCTTGTGGGCGGACCGGCCCAGGGGGGGACGGCTGAAGAGCTGAAAGCCCTGGCAAATAAAGCCGGGGTAGGAGATAAACTGATCCTGACAGGGCCCCAGCCCTATGAGCGTATTCCCCTGTATTTTGGTGCGGCAGATGCAAGCGTCCTTGCCTCCTACCGTGAGGGGTGCCCCAATGCCGTGCTTGAGAGTCTTGCCTGTGGAACGCCCGTCGTGGCAAGTGATGTGGGGGCTGTTCGGGATATTCTGCCGGTGCCGGACGCAGGTCGTATTGTCCCCCCCCGGACGGTTGAACCCCTGGAAAAAGCCATGGCGGATGTGCTGAGTCATGAGTGGAGTCCTGAAGATGTTGTTAATTCAAGCAGGATTCGATCCTGGAATCAGGTCGCAGAAGAGGTGCAGAAAATTTTTAAAGATGTGGTATATTCAAGGCGGGAAGAAATATAA
- a CDS encoding polysaccharide deacetylase family protein produces the protein MKPGVFLTFDVECSMGGAWGTNLKPIPPSRGMMGQYGDNAYGLPLICDILNRYDIKATFFLEPFNDELGYPGETEPICQYLVDHGQDVQLHIHPGHYHYGCYLSGKPYKQTDQIADLSPELQKQIIHEGADRLTQWTGKKPIAFRAGNMGASEQTLKVLPETGIWIDSSYTFPYVGGQCLFPDGDRYNGSKWYGDVLEVALSGFQQPDWPGLYPSKPVDLMGSCFEECRDAVQMICDAGGDAVLILHSFSLFKVKDKQYNGGKLNRIVARRFEKFCQWLNTHGETYPARTFSELGQMVENGGYKPISVEPCTINRPIRALTRKVIQGLNNFYVF, from the coding sequence ATGAAACCAGGCGTATTTTTAACCTTTGATGTGGAGTGCAGCATGGGAGGCGCATGGGGGACCAACCTGAAACCCATTCCCCCGTCAAGGGGTATGATGGGACAGTATGGGGATAACGCCTATGGTCTTCCTTTGATTTGCGATATCCTGAATCGTTATGACATAAAGGCCACATTTTTCCTGGAGCCGTTTAATGATGAGCTCGGCTATCCCGGTGAGACGGAGCCGATCTGTCAATACCTGGTGGACCATGGCCAGGATGTTCAGTTGCATATCCACCCGGGCCATTATCACTATGGGTGTTATTTGTCAGGCAAACCCTATAAACAGACGGATCAAATTGCAGATTTGTCTCCTGAACTGCAAAAGCAGATTATACATGAAGGGGCTGACCGTTTAACCCAATGGACCGGTAAAAAACCCATTGCCTTTCGGGCCGGAAATATGGGGGCATCTGAACAAACACTTAAAGTTCTGCCGGAGACAGGAATCTGGATAGACAGCAGTTATACCTTTCCCTATGTGGGGGGGCAATGCCTTTTTCCTGACGGTGATCGGTATAATGGCTCCAAGTGGTATGGGGATGTCCTTGAGGTTGCATTGTCTGGGTTTCAGCAGCCGGACTGGCCTGGGTTGTACCCGAGTAAACCCGTGGATTTAATGGGGTCCTGCTTTGAAGAATGCCGGGATGCAGTTCAAATGATTTGTGATGCCGGTGGGGATGCGGTTCTTATTTTGCACAGCTTCAGTTTGTTCAAGGTCAAAGATAAACAATACAACGGCGGAAAACTGAACAGGATTGTAGCCAGGCGGTTTGAGAAATTTTGTCAATGGCTGAACACCCATGGAGAAACGTATCCGGCTCGCACATTCAGCGAACTTGGGCAGATGGTTGAGAATGGGGGCTATAAACCGATATCCGTTGAACCCTGCACCATTAACCGCCCGATCCGGGCATTGACCCGGAAAGTGATACAGGGGTTGAATAATTTTTATGTTTTTTAG
- a CDS encoding VanZ family protein yields the protein MHLKLLSTVGLSYAVLLVYASLMPFDFSFDAEKFTTYLGSFLNHWPLNPDARISGSDIVSNLALYVPLGWIIAVRLRLDNRGMLLSMITSGMVCSIISLGVELSQTFIVSRISSASDLCLNTISGGVGSAMGVLYGKALWISGIRWLRQSWESRPVIIAVLIFAGLLMADAFSPYLPTLLLKQVWQSFGDSHFDVVQGFLIHPWHWWLVQRFFVYLFLTLLFAGCIKHKNEFKTFLYAAFFVALFSLFLEMGKWFIVSRSFNIANPMTSWAGCLAAVLTGWAFEERMSVRKKMDIAICFLFLYLFYLAWFPFDFAWNQDRIQNVFSSPIKLLPLYDYAMGATLNHARLFMQSLFLLGILVYVLRVRYRWFENPKTGIWFAAIFCATLGLLQEGGQLFLSSRTPSATDIYCFALGGSMGAWIKRP from the coding sequence ATGCACCTGAAACTTCTATCGACTGTTGGACTCTCCTATGCTGTGTTGCTGGTCTATGCCAGCCTGATGCCCTTTGATTTTTCATTTGATGCGGAAAAATTTACTACCTATTTGGGATCTTTCTTGAACCATTGGCCCTTGAATCCTGATGCACGTATCAGCGGGTCAGATATTGTCAGTAACCTTGCTCTGTACGTCCCATTGGGGTGGATAATTGCTGTTCGATTAAGACTTGATAACAGGGGGATGTTATTGTCCATGATAACATCCGGCATGGTCTGTTCAATCATCAGCCTTGGTGTTGAACTTTCACAAACCTTTATTGTCTCTAGAATTTCAAGTGCTTCTGATTTATGTCTGAATACCATTAGCGGCGGCGTTGGTTCTGCCATGGGTGTGCTTTACGGTAAGGCATTATGGATCAGTGGAATTCGGTGGCTCAGGCAAAGTTGGGAATCCAGACCTGTTATTATTGCAGTCTTGATATTTGCAGGGCTTCTCATGGCAGATGCGTTTTCGCCATATTTGCCCACACTGTTGCTTAAACAGGTCTGGCAAAGTTTTGGAGATTCGCATTTTGATGTTGTTCAAGGATTTTTAATCCATCCATGGCATTGGTGGCTGGTTCAGCGATTTTTTGTATATTTGTTTTTGACACTACTTTTTGCCGGTTGCATAAAACACAAAAATGAGTTTAAAACGTTTTTATACGCAGCTTTTTTTGTGGCATTGTTTTCCCTTTTTCTGGAGATGGGTAAATGGTTTATCGTATCCAGATCATTTAATATTGCAAACCCCATGACCAGCTGGGCTGGTTGTCTTGCAGCAGTTTTGACTGGCTGGGCTTTCGAAGAAAGAATGTCTGTCAGAAAAAAAATGGATATTGCTATCTGTTTTTTATTTTTGTATCTGTTTTACCTTGCCTGGTTTCCATTTGATTTTGCCTGGAATCAGGATCGGATTCAGAATGTATTTTCGTCCCCCATAAAGTTATTACCCCTGTACGATTATGCCATGGGGGCAACGCTTAACCACGCAAGGCTTTTTATGCAGAGCCTTTTTTTGTTGGGAATACTGGTATATGTTTTAAGAGTACGATACAGGTGGTTTGAGAATCCAAAAACTGGGATATGGTTTGCCGCAATTTTCTGTGCTACCCTTGGTCTCCTACAGGAAGGTGGGCAGCTTTTTCTGTCGTCACGCACACCATCGGCCACGGATATTTATTGTTTTGCATTGGGAGGAAGTATGGGCGCATGGATCAAACGTCCATAG
- a CDS encoding type II toxin-antitoxin system RelE/ParE family toxin → MKLRFLEPAEAEMMEAAAYYEVQVERLGTNFLDIIEAAVAEIIENPGTWPKNELGIQRRLVRRFPYSILYAVHEDEVIITAIMHQKQKPRYWIGRL, encoded by the coding sequence ATGAAGCTTCGGTTTCTTGAACCGGCCGAAGCAGAAATGATGGAAGCAGCTGCCTATTATGAAGTTCAGGTTGAAAGACTTGGCACAAATTTTCTTGACATCATTGAAGCAGCAGTGGCTGAAATAATCGAGAACCCAGGAACATGGCCAAAAAATGAACTGGGGATACAAAGGCGACTGGTACGCCGTTTTCCCTATTCCATCCTCTATGCCGTTCATGAAGATGAGGTTATCATTACCGCTATTATGCACCAGAAGCAAAAACCCCGTTACTGGATAGGTAGATTATAG
- a CDS encoding M55 family metallopeptidase, with the protein MKFVIAVDCEGPACVVGNPGKALSASSDFMFARKQATFETNAAASALFDAGADQVIVWDSHGQGINLLIDDLDPRCQILLGKGFRSRFPGLDKTFTGVLMIGYHAMEGTKDAVLAHTYSSDAYKNIRVNGQTVGEMALDASVAGEMDVPLIFVASDNHGCDEALKSMPWIETIATKIGLGRNCALSKHPQMAQAEIYAGVQRAIKNISRMEPFRFNPPIRVEIQFKTILQSLKAIVYRRRGWKPVGPRTIEKKLASMLDWNC; encoded by the coding sequence ATGAAGTTTGTGATAGCGGTTGACTGCGAAGGGCCAGCCTGTGTGGTGGGAAATCCTGGAAAAGCCTTGAGTGCCTCCAGTGATTTTATGTTTGCACGTAAGCAGGCGACTTTTGAAACAAATGCCGCAGCCAGTGCCTTGTTTGATGCAGGTGCCGATCAAGTAATCGTTTGGGACAGCCATGGCCAGGGAATCAATCTGCTAATCGACGATTTGGACCCCCGGTGCCAGATTCTTCTGGGCAAAGGATTTAGAAGCAGATTCCCAGGTCTTGATAAAACCTTTACCGGTGTCCTGATGATTGGCTACCATGCCATGGAGGGAACAAAAGATGCGGTGCTTGCCCACACCTACAGCTCTGACGCCTATAAAAACATCCGTGTAAACGGGCAAACTGTTGGAGAAATGGCACTTGACGCTTCCGTGGCAGGAGAGATGGATGTTCCTCTAATCTTTGTTGCAAGTGATAACCATGGCTGCGATGAAGCCTTAAAATCCATGCCATGGATTGAAACCATTGCCACTAAAATAGGATTGGGCAGGAACTGCGCCCTGAGCAAACATCCCCAAATGGCCCAAGCTGAAATTTATGCAGGGGTTCAGCGTGCAATAAAAAACATCAGTAGAATGGAACCCTTCAGGTTTAATCCCCCCATCCGGGTTGAAATCCAGTTCAAAACAATCCTCCAGTCTTTAAAAGCCATCGTATATCGCCGTCGTGGATGGAAACCTGTGGGCCCCAGGACCATTGAAAAGAAACTGGCCAGTATGCTGGACTGGAACTGTTAG
- a CDS encoding TIGR03790 family protein, which translates to MVSTNAFALGADEIVVLANMNASGSMGIAKYYMKERSIPEENLIKLWITDKEWCTREAFQQKVVIPVRRLLNETHGFKKVRCLVTTYGLPLKVSPPEMSQDQKNLVKSLKEKRYALGKEAEKIPKKDAEKRGRIQKELKILSDRILAISKKDYRSSFDSDDRSIHHAARGLRDKKQLKVVVDDNQTLFQPGDCPDAALYCGWYSHHQYIDAFKWVPGAVGYHIASSECSTLKNEKSQVWCKKMIDNGVAATLGPVGEPYLQSFPVPEMFFGLLAEGHLSLVECYTLSLPYLSWQMVLIGDPLYTPFKVQ; encoded by the coding sequence TTGGTTTCAACAAATGCATTTGCCCTTGGTGCTGACGAAATTGTTGTTTTAGCCAATATGAATGCCTCTGGAAGCATGGGCATTGCGAAATATTATATGAAAGAACGCAGCATACCAGAGGAAAATCTGATCAAACTGTGGATAACAGATAAAGAATGGTGTACCAGGGAAGCGTTTCAACAAAAGGTTGTTATACCCGTCCGTCGTTTGTTAAATGAAACCCATGGGTTTAAAAAAGTACGTTGCCTGGTAACCACCTATGGGCTTCCCCTTAAAGTCTCTCCACCGGAAATGTCCCAGGATCAAAAAAATCTGGTAAAGAGTCTTAAGGAAAAACGATATGCTTTGGGCAAAGAAGCGGAGAAAATTCCAAAGAAGGATGCTGAAAAACGTGGGAGGATACAAAAGGAGTTGAAAATACTTTCAGATCGTATTCTGGCCATATCAAAAAAAGACTATCGTTCCTCGTTTGATTCTGATGACAGATCCATCCATCATGCAGCCAGGGGGCTTAGAGATAAAAAACAGTTGAAAGTTGTGGTGGATGACAATCAAACGCTTTTTCAGCCGGGTGATTGCCCGGATGCGGCCCTTTATTGCGGATGGTATAGTCATCATCAGTACATCGACGCATTTAAATGGGTACCGGGAGCAGTGGGATACCATATTGCCAGTTCTGAATGCAGTACCCTGAAAAATGAAAAGAGCCAGGTATGGTGCAAAAAAATGATTGACAACGGTGTTGCTGCCACATTGGGACCAGTGGGAGAGCCTTATTTACAATCTTTTCCTGTTCCGGAGATGTTTTTTGGTCTGTTGGCTGAAGGGCACCTTTCCCTGGTGGAGTGTTATACCTTGTCATTGCCATATTTATCCTGGCAGATGGTGTTGATTGGTGATCCCCTTTACACGCCTTTTAAGGTTCAATGA
- a CDS encoding ATP-grasp domain-containing protein, producing the protein MYAVKQINKKKKESTDKRRSVLAMVGDTQVGLWVVRSLAQNGITVHSIVKSKYGQPAQSCYSTSAWVMESPTNSPEFVDEIESLVKLLDVGSIMPVAETYHNVLIDQRDRFEPDVHLFSPTRECFDKVTDKDYMQSLCQKLGVPVAKGMRLDQLMAPENRDALQLPLVFRTRRQNIQGGQAPWKAAYAETEEELQQVYEQVKTYADNIIVQEYCPGAEDHVQIMMHEGEPFMVGDYIGEHHMPLAGGVTTQRVSCHHEDLVNDAIKLFKAVGYDGLGGLQFHYDPDTGKYIFLEINPRFIGGTPTLIMAGFQTSFLFWQSHFEPEKMKKTPYKLGLRSRILGGDANWMIGMIRGDQLPPGQKRTGKIMTILKFLWNCGPWTKDDSFMWRDPKPFLVDFMQMSKKLGAQGHDIIGNPESQNSKH; encoded by the coding sequence ATGTACGCTGTTAAGCAGATAAATAAGAAGAAAAAAGAATCAACTGATAAAAGGCGCAGTGTCCTTGCCATGGTGGGTGATACACAGGTCGGCTTATGGGTGGTGAGGAGCCTTGCGCAAAACGGAATAACAGTTCATTCAATTGTAAAATCAAAATATGGACAGCCTGCCCAAAGTTGCTATTCAACCAGTGCCTGGGTTATGGAATCCCCCACTAACAGCCCTGAATTCGTAGATGAGATTGAATCCTTGGTCAAGCTGCTTGATGTGGGTTCGATCATGCCCGTGGCAGAAACCTATCATAATGTTTTGATTGACCAACGGGATCGTTTTGAGCCGGATGTTCATCTGTTTTCACCAACCCGGGAATGTTTTGACAAGGTAACGGATAAGGACTATATGCAGTCCCTGTGTCAGAAATTGGGAGTTCCCGTTGCCAAGGGGATGCGACTGGATCAGTTGATGGCCCCTGAGAACAGGGATGCGCTACAATTACCCCTTGTTTTTAGGACAAGGAGGCAGAATATCCAGGGGGGGCAGGCTCCCTGGAAAGCGGCCTATGCTGAGACTGAAGAGGAGCTTCAGCAAGTATATGAACAGGTCAAGACCTATGCGGATAATATTATTGTTCAGGAGTATTGCCCTGGAGCAGAGGACCATGTTCAGATCATGATGCATGAGGGGGAACCCTTTATGGTGGGGGATTATATTGGAGAACACCATATGCCCCTGGCAGGAGGCGTGACAACCCAGCGGGTGAGCTGCCACCATGAAGATCTTGTCAATGATGCCATTAAACTTTTTAAAGCCGTGGGTTATGATGGCCTTGGCGGACTCCAGTTTCACTATGACCCGGATACGGGAAAGTATATTTTTCTTGAGATCAATCCCCGGTTTATTGGTGGAACACCTACCCTTATCATGGCTGGTTTTCAAACATCCTTTCTTTTCTGGCAGAGCCATTTTGAGCCCGAGAAGATGAAAAAAACGCCATATAAATTAGGTCTTAGATCCAGAATCCTTGGGGGGGATGCCAACTGGATGATCGGCATGATTCGAGGGGATCAATTACCACCGGGTCAAAAACGAACTGGAAAAATCATGACCATACTTAAGTTTTTATGGAATTGTGGACCATGGACAAAGGACGATTCTTTTATGTGGAGAGATCCAAAACCGTTTCTGGTGGATTTCATGCAGATGAGTAAGAAATTAGGTGCCCAGGGCCATGACATTATTGGAAATCCTGAATCCCAGAATTCAAAACATTAG
- a CDS encoding CapA family protein: protein MNNQNTKKIRFAAVGDLLLTARSSDRPGRGIEALAPEIVSLFKSCDVVFANLECTLPGKKMIPTEPRVLSTEHQVRSLQDSGIDIVSLGNNHTFDCFDEGFLKLSAMLTEMGIKWCGAGLNLEEALNVPIIEVNGLKIAFLCVVDRSTGPSSFATEDASGVAPLKTDAICRMIEALKLTVDHIIVSPHWGMERFRIPSLLQIEQAHTFVNAGASMVLGHHPHVLQGMEFYHGVPVVYSLGNFIASHVYWENGEYLTWNKFERTGCILLAELDSTSVFNVEQIPVIDDGNLVSIEKTRWGRNCTNKVNRLLEKGVTQKKYKREAFFVGTIKPILSRLKWAKLKQTRPKDFKKLFHLISKGVNQ, encoded by the coding sequence ATGAACAATCAAAATACCAAAAAAATTCGATTTGCAGCGGTCGGGGACCTTTTGCTGACTGCGCGGTCAAGTGATCGTCCCGGTCGCGGGATTGAAGCACTCGCCCCTGAAATTGTCAGTTTGTTCAAATCCTGTGATGTGGTTTTTGCCAATCTTGAATGTACGCTTCCTGGTAAAAAGATGATTCCTACTGAACCGCGTGTTCTTTCCACCGAGCATCAGGTGAGATCGCTTCAGGATTCCGGCATCGATATCGTGTCACTTGGTAACAATCATACCTTTGACTGTTTTGATGAAGGATTTCTTAAGCTCAGCGCTATGCTTACAGAAATGGGAATTAAATGGTGCGGGGCAGGACTGAACCTGGAGGAAGCCCTGAATGTTCCTATTATAGAAGTCAATGGTTTGAAAATTGCCTTTCTTTGCGTGGTGGATCGTTCAACTGGGCCTTCCAGCTTTGCTACAGAAGATGCAAGTGGCGTTGCCCCCCTTAAAACAGATGCCATTTGCAGAATGATTGAAGCGTTGAAATTGACAGTTGACCATATTATTGTTTCACCCCACTGGGGCATGGAGAGATTTCGGATTCCTTCGTTGCTACAGATTGAACAGGCGCATACTTTTGTCAATGCCGGAGCATCCATGGTTCTGGGGCATCACCCCCATGTGCTTCAAGGTATGGAATTTTACCATGGCGTACCAGTTGTGTATTCCCTGGGTAATTTTATTGCAAGTCACGTGTACTGGGAAAATGGAGAGTATCTGACCTGGAACAAGTTTGAGCGTACAGGATGCATCCTTTTGGCTGAACTGGATTCTACTTCTGTTTTTAATGTGGAACAGATACCGGTGATTGATGACGGCAACCTGGTTTCAATCGAGAAAACCCGCTGGGGTAGAAATTGTACTAATAAGGTGAATCGTCTTCTTGAAAAAGGCGTTACACAAAAAAAATACAAAAGAGAAGCTTTTTTTGTGGGAACGATTAAGCCGATTCTCTCTCGATTAAAATGGGCAAAGCTGAAACAGACACGTCCAAAGGACTTCAAGAAGTTGTTTCATCTCATTTCCAAGGGGGTGAATCAATGA
- a CDS encoding phenylacetate--CoA ligase family protein — protein MIPIIARNIFRLQELLLGRPSFKILSELNKTQWWSQDQLETLRVERLKNLIAIAYEHTPYWKQLMDSSQIHPGDIRSLGDLKHFPLLEKDTLRERREDMVWRGEGKRLQLVRTSGSTNEALEFYTSSSREAHINAARMRGHEWVGIRRGEKEMYYWGSPVELSKQDKLKHFRDWLVNDGLSNGFEVTRDRVRQYVEHWLAWKPKCIFGYPSTFVLTVAMCKEMGLDLKKLKDAGLHVIVTTSEMLSDVDREIISQGFGVKVYDSFGLREGGLIGHECEHQTMHCMDEQVILETINPETLEPTKGEGELVVTNIVGAAFPIIRYRTGDIVTLSNEKCACGRSLSSIKISGGRAVEFIVTNQGKWVVGYSFIYIARSVKGIVKFQVIQEKMGEICVHLAVDNNFPENGMDQVKVQVQKRLNSDDKIIVEIVDDIKPAPSGKYRPVISKVAEELFRNRSFS, from the coding sequence ATGATTCCTATTATTGCCAGAAATATTTTTCGATTGCAGGAGTTGCTTCTGGGCCGTCCAAGTTTTAAAATCCTCAGTGAGCTGAATAAAACCCAGTGGTGGTCACAGGATCAGCTTGAAACACTGCGTGTTGAAAGGTTGAAAAACTTAATTGCCATTGCATATGAACATACGCCCTATTGGAAACAATTAATGGATTCAAGCCAGATTCATCCGGGTGATATAAGGTCTCTTGGGGATCTTAAACACTTTCCCCTATTGGAAAAAGACACTTTGCGTGAACGGCGGGAGGATATGGTCTGGAGGGGGGAGGGGAAACGTCTCCAGCTTGTCAGGACCAGCGGTTCCACCAATGAGGCCCTTGAGTTTTATACCTCTTCCAGCCGGGAAGCCCACATCAATGCGGCCCGCATGAGGGGCCATGAATGGGTTGGCATTCGCAGGGGTGAAAAAGAGATGTATTACTGGGGTTCTCCCGTTGAACTCAGCAAACAGGATAAACTAAAACATTTTCGAGACTGGCTGGTCAATGATGGGTTGAGCAATGGGTTTGAAGTGACCAGGGATCGGGTCAGGCAATATGTTGAGCATTGGCTCGCCTGGAAGCCCAAATGTATTTTTGGTTATCCAAGTACCTTTGTTTTAACCGTTGCCATGTGCAAGGAAATGGGGCTGGATCTTAAAAAACTTAAAGATGCAGGACTCCATGTGATTGTGACAACCAGTGAAATGCTGTCGGATGTGGACCGGGAAATCATCAGCCAGGGATTCGGGGTGAAGGTTTATGATTCCTTTGGCTTGCGGGAGGGCGGCCTGATTGGACATGAGTGCGAACACCAGACCATGCACTGCATGGATGAGCAGGTCATACTTGAAACCATCAATCCTGAAACCCTTGAACCCACAAAGGGAGAAGGGGAGCTTGTGGTCACCAATATTGTGGGGGCGGCCTTTCCCATTATCCGCTATCGCACGGGTGATATTGTTACCCTGTCAAATGAAAAGTGTGCCTGCGGTAGGTCTTTATCCTCAATTAAAATCAGTGGCGGACGGGCCGTTGAATTCATCGTTACCAACCAGGGCAAATGGGTGGTGGGCTATTCATTTATCTATATTGCCAGATCAGTTAAGGGAATCGTGAAATTCCAGGTGATTCAGGAAAAAATGGGTGAAATATGTGTTCATCTTGCTGTGGATAATAATTTTCCTGAAAACGGGATGGACCAGGTAAAAGTCCAGGTGCAGAAACGATTAAACAGTGATGACAAGATAATCGTAGAGATTGTTGATGATATCAAACCTGCACCATCCGGGAAATACAGACCGGTGATCAGTAAGGTGGCAGAAGAACTTTTTCGGAATAGATCTTTTTCATAG
- a CDS encoding addiction module protein yields the protein MPTALEKCQQQVKHLSLQERALLIKVLIDDLDDLDELDLEQLWIKEASRRFQEFKAGNIKSRLGADVFHDSRAKLQDVR from the coding sequence ATGCCGACAGCATTAGAAAAGTGTCAACAACAGGTAAAGCACCTTTCTTTGCAGGAACGTGCTTTATTGATCAAGGTTCTTATTGATGACCTTGATGACCTTGATGAACTTGATCTGGAGCAACTCTGGATCAAGGAGGCGTCCAGACGGTTTCAGGAATTTAAGGCCGGAAACATCAAATCAAGGCTTGGAGCAGATGTTTTTCATGATTCCCGGGCAAAGCTGCAGGATGTTCGATGA